From the Lampris incognitus isolate fLamInc1 chromosome 10, fLamInc1.hap2, whole genome shotgun sequence genome, one window contains:
- the hmox1a gene encoding heme oxygenase 1a, protein MTTVKETMKSARKVDTDSANSDLSEQIKAATQDSHVRAENTQLMLNYQKGRITLTQYKLLLCSLYEIYEALEQELDRNATHQGVAPIYFPQELARLDSLEKDLEHLIGPDWRKRIVTPAATQRYVQRLQKIGKENPMLLVAHAYTRYLGDLSGGQVLGKITQKSIGLSEGVSFFLFPGVTSPNRFKQLYRSRMNSIELTEEDRAAVLKEAVAAFEFNIQVFDDLQKMLSLTADAEHRTKVNIHFPTSFIPSLTQFTVGICAALATVGVGMYVL, encoded by the exons ATGACTACAGTGAAAGAGACGATGAAGAGCGCAAGGAAAGTCGATACGGACAGTGCGAACAG TGATTTGTCGGAGCAGATTAAAGCGGCCACGCAGGACAGCCATGTCCGAGCCGAAAACACACAGCTGATGCTGAATTACCAGAAGGGGCGGATCACCCTGACTCAATACAAG CTCCTGCTGTGTTCCCTCTATGAAATCTACGAAGCTCTGGAGCAGGAACTGGACAGAAATGCCACACACCAGGGTGTCGCACCCATATACTTCCCCCAGGAACTTGCCCGTCTAGACTCCCTCGAGAAAGATCTGGAGCACCTGATAGGACCAGATTGGAGAAAGAGAATCGTCACTCCTGCAGCCACACAGAGATATGTACAGAGACTTCAGAAG atcgGGAAAGAGAACCCCATGTTGTTAGTAGCCCATGCCTACACCCGTTACCTTGGGGATCTATCAGGAGGACAAGTGCTGGGGAAAATTACCCAGAAGTCTATTGGGCTGAGTGAGGGTGTTTCATTCTTCCTTTTCCCCGGTGTGACCAGCCCTAATCGCTTCAAACAGTTGTACAGGAGTCGGATGAACAGTATCGAACTGACGGAGGAGGACAGGGCAGCGGTGCTGAAGGAGGCAGTCGCAGCCTTTGAGTTTAACATCCAG GTATTTGACGACTTGCAGAAAATGCTAAGTCTGACAGCAGATGCAGAACACAGAACAAAGGTCAACATCCACTTCCCAACCTCTTTCATCCCATCTTTGACGCAGTTTACCGTCGGGATATGCGCTGCATTAGCCACAGTTGGAGTGGGAATGTACGTGTTGTAA